In a genomic window of Aggregatimonas sangjinii:
- a CDS encoding aspartate aminotransferase family protein, with product MKQDFLKYQAQTTPHPLALEVSHAKGSYIYDTHGNAHLDFVAGVSACTLGHCHPKVVAAVQEQTEKYMHVMVYGEYIQQPAVAYTKLLASLLPEVLNTTYLVNSGTEAIEGALKLARRFTGRSELISAHHSYHGNTMGSLSVSGYEERKGAFRPLLPDVNFIHFNAEIDLSKITVKTAAVLLETIQGGAGFIVPVNQYLEKVRERCDEVGALLILDEIQPGFGRTGKLFAFEQYNCIPDILVVGKGMASGMPVGAFIASNNIMKSLQEFPKLGHITTFGGNPVIASASLATLNELVTSDLIAQTLRKEKLIRSLLKHRLIKEIRGKGLLLALIMENAEIANQLVLKCANKHLILFWLLFEPKAVRITPPLTISEVEITQGCQLLLTVLTELEQ from the coding sequence TTTCTAAAATACCAGGCACAGACTACCCCACACCCGTTGGCATTGGAAGTGTCCCACGCGAAGGGAAGCTATATTTACGATACCCATGGAAATGCCCATTTGGATTTCGTAGCTGGTGTTTCTGCCTGTACCCTCGGGCATTGCCATCCGAAAGTAGTTGCGGCGGTTCAGGAACAAACTGAAAAATATATGCATGTAATGGTGTATGGCGAATACATACAGCAACCCGCCGTCGCCTATACCAAGCTCTTGGCATCACTCCTTCCCGAGGTGTTAAATACGACTTATTTGGTCAATTCCGGTACCGAGGCCATAGAAGGCGCCTTAAAACTTGCCAGACGATTTACAGGCCGTTCGGAACTAATTTCTGCACATCATTCGTACCACGGGAATACCATGGGGAGTTTAAGCGTCTCGGGCTATGAAGAACGTAAAGGCGCTTTTCGCCCGTTACTTCCCGATGTGAATTTTATCCATTTCAATGCTGAAATCGACCTCTCCAAAATCACTGTGAAAACAGCGGCCGTATTATTAGAAACCATTCAGGGTGGCGCAGGATTTATTGTTCCCGTGAACCAATATTTGGAAAAGGTTAGAGAACGTTGCGACGAGGTAGGCGCTCTGTTGATTTTGGATGAAATTCAACCGGGCTTTGGCCGTACCGGCAAACTATTCGCTTTTGAACAGTATAATTGTATTCCGGACATTTTGGTCGTCGGAAAGGGAATGGCCTCAGGAATGCCCGTCGGAGCCTTTATCGCCTCGAACAACATAATGAAGAGTTTGCAGGAGTTTCCAAAGTTAGGGCATATTACCACCTTTGGCGGAAATCCCGTCATCGCCTCGGCAAGTCTGGCAACGCTAAATGAATTGGTGACAAGCGACCTGATTGCGCAAACGCTAAGGAAGGAAAAACTAATCCGCTCCCTGTTGAAACATCGTCTGATCAAAGAAATAAGGGGCAAAGGCTTACTATTGGCCTTGATAATGGAAAATGCCGAAATAGCGAATCAATTGGTATTGAAATGCGCTAATAAGCACTTGATTTTATTTTGGTTGTTATTTGAACCTAAGGCGGTTAGAATCACCCCGCCCCTTACCATTTCAGAGGTCGAAATCACTCAAGGCTGCCAGCTTTTGCTAACGGTTTTAACGGAATTAGAGCAATAA
- a CDS encoding tetratricopeptide repeat protein: protein MALESEERPNQSITKFESMLKTDDVYFFDAEDFEEIIHHYLNHGKIALAKKAIKIGLQQHPDSTALKLLHIEVLVFENNLEVAEHMLDELQLLETSNEEIYIQRANIYSKKDNHEAAVSLLQEALTISDECFDIYSLLGMEYLFMDDFKMAKESFMKCVSFDEQDYSSLYNVIYCFEFLEDYDGAINYLNEYLERNPYCEVAWHQLGKQYYVKRMYEKALTAFDFAIISDDNFMGAYYEKGKVLEKMGKFEEAIENYETTLALEDPTSHTYLRIGRCYEKLGSDDMAKHHYYKTVHEDPLLDKGWLVITEFYYRKEEYAKALHYINKALNIDGDNPDYWNKCGKIHVAMCNFDEADLAYKQAVDMGSYDLETWLSWASVSQRAENYNAAIEILSQAQELFSDSSEIAYKKAGLYLMMGDKINGRIGLMKALKQNFTQLHLFQKEFPQFDGIGWIQQLIDASRKASR, encoded by the coding sequence ATGGCGTTAGAATCTGAGGAAAGACCAAACCAGTCGATTACCAAGTTCGAATCTATGCTCAAGACCGACGACGTCTATTTCTTCGACGCGGAGGATTTTGAGGAAATCATACACCATTACCTGAATCACGGGAAAATCGCATTAGCCAAAAAAGCCATTAAAATCGGGCTACAACAACATCCGGATTCCACGGCATTAAAGCTCTTACATATAGAAGTACTCGTTTTCGAAAACAACTTGGAGGTTGCCGAGCACATGTTGGATGAATTGCAGTTATTGGAAACCAGCAACGAGGAAATCTATATTCAAAGAGCCAATATTTATTCCAAAAAAGACAATCATGAGGCTGCGGTAAGCCTGCTGCAGGAGGCTTTGACCATTTCCGACGAGTGTTTCGATATTTATTCCCTTCTGGGAATGGAGTACCTTTTCATGGACGATTTTAAAATGGCCAAAGAGAGTTTCATGAAGTGCGTCTCTTTTGACGAACAAGACTACTCCTCACTGTACAATGTCATCTATTGTTTTGAATTCCTAGAGGATTACGACGGAGCGATCAACTACCTGAATGAATATTTGGAGCGCAACCCCTATTGTGAAGTCGCATGGCACCAGTTGGGCAAACAGTACTACGTAAAACGAATGTACGAAAAGGCGTTGACCGCTTTTGACTTCGCCATTATCTCTGACGACAATTTTATGGGGGCCTATTACGAAAAAGGAAAGGTGCTCGAAAAAATGGGCAAGTTCGAAGAGGCCATTGAGAACTACGAAACCACTTTGGCACTGGAAGACCCCACATCGCATACCTATTTACGTATTGGCAGGTGTTACGAAAAATTGGGTAGCGACGATATGGCTAAACATCATTACTACAAAACGGTTCATGAAGACCCACTATTGGACAAAGGTTGGTTGGTCATTACCGAATTCTACTATAGAAAAGAAGAGTATGCAAAGGCGTTGCACTACATTAATAAAGCCTTGAATATTGATGGGGACAATCCCGACTATTGGAATAAGTGTGGCAAGATTCATGTAGCCATGTGCAATTTCGACGAGGCCGACCTGGCCTATAAACAGGCGGTTGATATGGGCAGTTACGATTTGGAAACCTGGTTGAGCTGGGCATCCGTTTCCCAGAGGGCGGAGAACTATAATGCCGCCATTGAAATTCTTTCCCAGGCGCAGGAGCTCTTCAGCGACAGTTCCGAAATCGCCTATAAAAAAGCTGGACTCTATCTCATGATGGGCGATAAGATCAATGGTCGTATAGGATTGATGAAGGCACTCAAGCAGAATTTTACACAGCTACATCTGTTTCAAAAAGAGTTCCCACAATTCGACGGCATCGGCTGGATACAGCAATTGATCGATGCCTCTCGAAAGGCCTCCCGATAG
- a CDS encoding DUF368 domain-containing protein produces the protein MPSRSLLQYFIITLKGIAMGAADVVPGVSGGTIAFISGIYEELITSINEINLSLFDTFKKKGIQAVWKQVNGSFLFALFIGIFISLFSLATLVSWLLANEPILVWSFFFGLVFASIFFVGKEVEKWNIGAVIMLFIGAILAFYITTLPPSENSESLLYLFLSGALAVCAMILPGISGAFILVLLGSYKTILEAVHKWDFQVVVTVGLGAIFGLLSFAKLLKWMFSNYKNITLALLTGFILGSLNKIWPWKRILETRTFGEKIIPIKTQNISPFAFEDDPQLLFAILAAVVGFSLIFILEKVASKE, from the coding sequence ATGCCGAGCCGAAGTCTTTTACAATATTTTATAATTACCTTAAAGGGAATAGCAATGGGCGCAGCCGACGTGGTTCCTGGTGTATCAGGTGGCACTATTGCTTTTATATCCGGTATATATGAAGAGTTGATAACATCCATAAATGAAATTAATCTTTCACTTTTTGATACATTCAAAAAGAAAGGAATCCAAGCTGTTTGGAAACAAGTAAACGGCAGTTTTCTATTTGCCCTATTTATAGGTATTTTCATAAGCCTGTTTTCATTAGCGACATTGGTAAGCTGGTTGTTAGCGAATGAGCCTATTTTGGTATGGTCTTTCTTTTTTGGATTGGTTTTCGCTAGTATTTTTTTCGTAGGCAAAGAAGTTGAAAAATGGAACATAGGTGCGGTTATAATGTTATTTATAGGCGCTATTTTGGCATTTTACATCACAACTCTACCTCCGTCTGAAAATTCAGAAAGTCTTCTTTATCTCTTCCTTTCAGGGGCTTTGGCAGTATGTGCCATGATTTTACCTGGTATCTCAGGTGCTTTTATTTTGGTATTATTAGGTTCCTACAAAACTATTTTAGAAGCGGTGCACAAATGGGACTTTCAAGTTGTAGTTACGGTTGGCCTTGGAGCCATTTTTGGATTATTAAGTTTTGCCAAACTCCTAAAATGGATGTTCAGCAACTATAAGAACATTACGCTAGCCTTATTGACCGGATTCATCTTAGGCTCCCTAAATAAAATATGGCCTTGGAAACGGATTTTGGAGACACGCACCTTTGGAGAAAAAATCATTCCCATAAAGACTCAGAATATCTCACCTTTTGCCTTTGAGGATGACCCCCAATTGTTATTTGCTATTCTTGCTGCTGTAGTCGGTTTTTCCCTTATTTTTATCTTGGAAAAAGTCGCCTCAAAAGAATAA
- a CDS encoding DUF368 domain-containing protein, with the protein MSQPRSLTDKFFLIVKGLFMGAANKVPGVSGGIVAFVGGFYEEFILSLQKINAKAFKLLIGGHFKSFYRYVNGSFLTLLIFGMLVSYFSVSKLLDYFLERKELFVWAAFFGMILGSIYYIGKDFTHWNKKTVPAAIIGLVVGISISFLSPAKENDNLLFVFLCGIISVSGMTLPGLSGSFILILLGNYVLLLVDSVNALYDTFAEVIRGDFSFVRNQARLGTLKVLAVFTTGSATGLVTLSHLLAFVLKHHKHITTAVILGFITGSLGVVWPWKRTLFKTGEDGMVLLDSNGREIIANYERYFPDFANSETWWAMFFVLVGIGILLVLDWYGKRRKKAV; encoded by the coding sequence ATGTCACAGCCCCGATCTCTTACTGACAAGTTTTTTCTTATCGTAAAAGGACTATTTATGGGAGCTGCAAACAAAGTACCGGGGGTCTCCGGTGGTATCGTTGCCTTTGTTGGGGGCTTTTACGAAGAGTTCATCCTTTCTTTACAGAAAATAAACGCAAAGGCATTCAAATTACTCATTGGCGGCCATTTCAAAAGTTTTTACCGGTACGTGAACGGGTCGTTCCTTACCTTACTGATTTTTGGGATGTTGGTGAGCTATTTTAGCGTCTCGAAGTTGCTGGACTATTTTTTGGAGCGAAAAGAATTGTTCGTCTGGGCCGCTTTCTTCGGAATGATTCTTGGATCGATTTATTATATCGGCAAAGATTTTACGCATTGGAACAAAAAAACCGTCCCAGCGGCGATCATTGGTCTGGTGGTAGGAATTTCAATCAGCTTCCTGAGCCCGGCCAAGGAGAACGACAACCTGTTGTTCGTTTTTCTGTGCGGAATCATTAGTGTTTCAGGAATGACGTTGCCAGGACTTTCCGGTTCGTTCATCCTTATTTTATTGGGTAATTATGTACTGCTCCTCGTTGATTCGGTGAATGCCCTGTACGATACCTTTGCCGAAGTAATTAGGGGCGATTTTAGTTTTGTACGAAATCAGGCACGTTTGGGAACGTTGAAAGTGCTTGCGGTCTTTACTACAGGGTCTGCCACGGGTTTGGTAACACTCTCCCATTTACTCGCATTTGTCCTAAAACATCACAAGCACATTACAACCGCCGTTATTTTAGGATTTATTACCGGTTCTTTGGGAGTCGTTTGGCCGTGGAAACGCACACTTTTCAAAACCGGGGAAGATGGTATGGTTTTGCTGGATTCGAATGGCAGGGAAATCATCGCCAATTATGAACGGTATTTTCCCGATTTTGCTAACTCGGAAACATGGTGGGCGATGTTCTTCGTACTTGTAGGGATAGGAATTTTATTGGTATTGGATTGGTATGGAAAAAGAAGAAAAAAAGCAGTTTAG
- a CDS encoding shikimate dehydrogenase family protein: MEKEEKKQFRYGLLGKDISYSFSKGYFAEKFEALGLKNHGYENFDIPKIEILVQLLKHEENLKGFNVTIPYKEAVLPYLSEIDTDAEKIGAVNTVQFTEQGLKGYNTDAYGFQRSLEPFLKEQHTNALVLGTGGASKAILFVLKRLGIETTSVSRSPDSGQIGYAILDEAIIRAHQLIINSTPLGTYPNIEDKPPIPYKFISKDHLLFDVIYNPAKTAFLREGESQGATGCNGLRMLELQAEKAWEIWNGS, from the coding sequence ATGGAAAAAGAAGAAAAAAAGCAGTTTAGATACGGTCTATTGGGAAAGGATATTTCCTATTCGTTCTCAAAGGGATACTTTGCGGAAAAATTCGAAGCACTAGGTCTGAAAAATCACGGTTACGAGAATTTCGATATTCCAAAAATAGAAATTCTAGTTCAGCTGTTGAAACATGAAGAAAACCTCAAAGGATTCAACGTAACCATTCCCTACAAAGAGGCCGTTCTACCCTATCTTTCGGAAATAGACACCGATGCCGAAAAAATAGGAGCGGTAAATACGGTTCAATTTACCGAACAAGGCTTAAAAGGATATAATACCGATGCATACGGATTCCAAAGATCCCTAGAACCCTTTCTGAAGGAACAACACACCAACGCTTTGGTTTTAGGCACGGGCGGGGCATCTAAGGCGATACTCTTCGTATTAAAAAGACTCGGTATTGAAACCACCTCGGTTTCCAGAAGTCCGGACTCCGGGCAAATCGGATATGCCATTTTAGATGAGGCGATTATTCGGGCACACCAATTGATCATCAACTCCACTCCCTTGGGAACATATCCGAATATCGAAGACAAACCACCAATTCCCTATAAGTTTATTTCCAAAGACCACCTTCTTTTCGATGTCATATACAATCCTGCCAAAACAGCCTTTTTACGGGAAGGTGAATCCCAGGGAGCAACCGGTTGTAACGGTTTACGAATGCTCGAATTACAAGCCGAAAAGGCATGGGAAATATGGAATGGCTCTTAA
- a CDS encoding DUF349 domain-containing protein — protein MSEDKEQEIEESTGLNKEQDDVRENEKVTEPAALESKPTTMENEEENDIGAMANAEPVAPIEKDKGSDEPSIATDEKIPIREEKGKTKADTTPKHTASDKNQAEIDVEIPSDEKPLATAEQKKQAEDKSIDGEHSVQDKSETSEAEKTQSSNGENNSENVVLLDKKQPKKEAQEEDTEEALAEIDEENAEDAEDHDNKHRHAIPLLDYHEMSMENLVGELQRLVRNEKVQAIKKHVDGIKHEFDQKFQEFIEGKKEDFIASGGNEIDFRYNSVTKRQFNEVYSDYREKRNQYYKNLESTLKDNLAKRLEIIEELKGLISVEEDMNTTYNTFKELQQRWRNAGAIPRNQYNDVWRTYHHHIEMFYDFLHLNRELRDLDFKHNLEEKTKLVERAEALIQEKDLGKAFRELQELHKLWKEEIGPVAREERDAIWNKFSDATKALHNRRQEHQKELDKKYEENLIRKNEIIEQIGLLAENTASNHRALQEQIKQIADLREQFFKAGKVPQKANEATWKAFKDATRNFNRNKNAYYKNLKKEQQQNLDKKRELVALALSLKDSEDWDTATPEFKRIQNDWKKIGHVPRKYSDAIWKEFKNACNHYFDRLHALKNSAHKEEEANLKKKIASLDKLRNWKPSGEKEKDLAALKETITEWKGYGRVPFKQKHIDQKFSKVLDGLFKKIGVDKQESELLRYGNKIQQLASSQDQGRALGNERQFIRKKISESKNEILQLENNLQFFKHAADDNPMVMEVVKNIERHRTSLKTWQGKLKKLNIMENNLNKAAEEEAHNEVSNSEEE, from the coding sequence ATGTCTGAAGACAAAGAGCAGGAAATAGAGGAATCGACCGGGTTGAACAAAGAGCAGGATGACGTTCGTGAAAACGAGAAAGTTACCGAACCCGCTGCACTCGAATCGAAACCTACTACTATGGAGAATGAAGAGGAAAACGATATAGGCGCTATGGCAAATGCCGAGCCTGTTGCACCAATCGAAAAAGATAAGGGAAGCGATGAGCCTTCAATAGCTACAGACGAAAAAATACCTATTCGCGAAGAAAAAGGGAAAACCAAAGCTGATACTACCCCTAAGCATACTGCATCCGACAAAAATCAGGCGGAGATCGACGTGGAAATACCCTCTGATGAAAAGCCGCTGGCCACTGCCGAACAAAAGAAACAAGCCGAAGACAAATCCATAGACGGAGAGCATTCCGTTCAGGATAAATCGGAAACCTCGGAAGCCGAGAAGACCCAATCGTCAAACGGGGAAAATAATTCAGAGAATGTAGTGTTACTGGATAAAAAACAGCCCAAAAAGGAGGCTCAAGAGGAAGATACGGAGGAAGCCTTGGCGGAAATCGATGAAGAGAATGCCGAGGATGCCGAAGACCATGACAACAAACATCGGCATGCGATTCCATTGCTAGACTATCATGAAATGTCGATGGAAAACCTCGTTGGAGAGCTACAACGATTGGTTCGGAATGAAAAGGTGCAGGCAATCAAAAAACATGTTGACGGGATAAAACATGAGTTCGATCAAAAATTCCAGGAATTTATAGAGGGCAAGAAAGAGGATTTTATCGCCAGTGGGGGCAATGAAATAGATTTTAGGTACAATTCGGTCACAAAAAGACAGTTCAACGAAGTATATTCCGACTACCGCGAAAAGCGGAATCAATATTACAAGAATCTTGAAAGCACATTAAAAGATAATCTGGCGAAACGTCTGGAAATCATCGAAGAACTAAAGGGCCTCATCAGTGTTGAAGAGGATATGAACACGACCTACAACACCTTTAAGGAGCTACAACAACGCTGGCGAAATGCTGGAGCGATACCCAGGAACCAGTATAATGATGTATGGCGTACCTACCACCACCATATCGAAATGTTCTACGATTTCCTGCACTTGAACCGTGAATTGCGGGATCTTGATTTCAAACATAATCTTGAGGAAAAGACCAAATTGGTCGAGCGTGCAGAAGCCCTGATACAAGAAAAAGACCTAGGCAAGGCTTTTCGGGAATTACAGGAATTGCATAAACTCTGGAAAGAGGAAATAGGGCCCGTAGCCAGAGAAGAACGTGACGCCATATGGAATAAATTCAGCGATGCGACCAAGGCCTTGCACAATAGAAGGCAGGAACATCAAAAAGAGTTGGACAAGAAATATGAAGAAAATCTGATCCGCAAGAACGAAATCATCGAACAGATAGGGCTATTAGCCGAAAATACTGCTTCGAACCATCGGGCGCTACAAGAACAGATCAAACAGATCGCAGATTTGCGCGAACAGTTCTTTAAGGCTGGTAAGGTCCCACAAAAGGCCAATGAAGCTACCTGGAAGGCCTTTAAAGACGCCACGCGCAATTTCAACCGTAACAAAAATGCCTATTACAAGAACCTCAAGAAAGAGCAACAACAAAATCTAGACAAGAAAAGGGAGTTGGTTGCTTTGGCGCTTTCTCTAAAAGATAGCGAAGATTGGGATACGGCGACCCCTGAGTTCAAGCGCATTCAGAACGATTGGAAGAAAATAGGCCATGTGCCCAGAAAATACTCCGATGCTATTTGGAAGGAGTTCAAAAATGCATGTAACCATTATTTTGATCGACTGCACGCCCTAAAAAATAGTGCACACAAAGAAGAGGAGGCCAATCTAAAGAAGAAGATAGCCTCTCTCGATAAATTACGTAACTGGAAGCCCAGTGGCGAAAAGGAAAAGGACCTCGCAGCACTTAAGGAGACCATAACGGAATGGAAGGGCTATGGCCGGGTACCCTTCAAGCAAAAGCATATCGACCAAAAATTCAGTAAAGTTTTGGATGGTCTCTTCAAAAAGATAGGAGTAGATAAACAAGAGTCCGAGTTGCTTCGATACGGTAACAAAATTCAGCAATTGGCCTCCTCACAGGATCAAGGACGGGCCCTAGGGAACGAACGCCAATTCATACGTAAAAAAATCAGTGAGAGTAAGAATGAAATATTACAGCTAGAGAACAACTTGCAGTTCTTCAAGCATGCAGCGGACGATAATCCCATGGTTATGGAAGTTGTCAAAAATATAGAACGACATAGGACTTCCTTAAAAACATGGCAAGGCAAGTTGAAGAAACTGAATATTATGGAAAACAACTTGAACAAAGCTGCAGAAGAAGAAGCCCATAACGAGGTCTCTAATTCAGAAGAGGAATAA
- the rny gene encoding ribonuclease Y: MDSTSILIGAIAGLIIGFVVAKFLEKGKASKTTANAKKEAEDILKTATKEAEDIKKDKIFQAKEKFLELKAEHEKVIVGKNKKINESEKRTRDKESQVSSELAKSKKLNQDLEGKLKDVAYRTEIFEKKQAEVDKLHKNQVQQLEVISGLSAEDAKEQLMESLKETARTDAMGFIQNTVEEAKLTAEQEARKIVINTIQRIGTEEAVENCVSVFNLESDDVKGRIIGREGRNIRALEAATGVEIIVDDTPEAIILSCFDSVRREVARLSLHKLVTDGRIHPARVEEIVKKTEKQIEQEIVEVGKRTVIDLGIHGLHPELIRAVGRMKYRSSYGQNLLQHSREVAKLCGVMAAELGLNPKLAKRAGLLHDIGKVPNTEAEVETPHAILGMQWAEKYGEKPDVCNAIGAHHDEIEMKTLISPIVQVCDAISGARPGARRQVLDSYIQRLKDLEDIAFGFGGVQKAYAIQAGRELRVIVESEKVSDDKAAELSFEISQKIQTDMTYPGQVKVTVIRETRAVNVAK; encoded by the coding sequence ATGGATAGTACATCAATACTAATTGGCGCGATCGCGGGACTGATCATTGGCTTCGTCGTTGCTAAATTCCTCGAAAAAGGCAAGGCATCAAAAACCACTGCCAATGCGAAAAAGGAAGCGGAGGATATTCTTAAAACTGCCACCAAGGAAGCCGAGGATATTAAAAAGGACAAAATTTTTCAGGCAAAGGAAAAATTCTTGGAGCTAAAGGCCGAACATGAAAAGGTCATCGTTGGCAAGAACAAAAAAATAAACGAGTCCGAAAAGCGTACGCGTGATAAAGAGTCTCAGGTCAGCAGTGAATTGGCCAAGTCCAAAAAGTTGAACCAAGATTTGGAAGGCAAATTAAAGGATGTGGCCTACCGCACCGAAATCTTTGAAAAGAAACAGGCCGAGGTCGATAAATTGCACAAAAACCAAGTCCAGCAATTAGAGGTCATTTCAGGGCTTTCCGCAGAGGACGCAAAAGAACAATTGATGGAATCGCTAAAGGAGACCGCTCGTACCGACGCCATGGGCTTTATTCAGAATACGGTAGAGGAGGCCAAACTTACGGCGGAACAAGAAGCTAGGAAAATAGTTATCAATACCATTCAGCGTATCGGTACCGAAGAGGCAGTCGAGAACTGTGTGTCGGTCTTTAACCTCGAATCGGACGACGTAAAAGGACGTATTATTGGTCGGGAAGGACGAAACATTCGGGCCTTAGAGGCGGCCACCGGTGTGGAAATTATTGTTGACGATACCCCGGAGGCCATTATTCTTTCCTGTTTTGATTCCGTTCGCCGCGAGGTTGCCAGACTGTCTTTGCACAAGTTGGTCACCGATGGGAGGATTCATCCCGCTCGGGTCGAGGAAATCGTAAAGAAAACCGAAAAACAAATAGAACAGGAAATCGTTGAGGTAGGGAAACGTACCGTAATCGATTTGGGTATCCACGGACTGCATCCAGAGCTTATTAGGGCGGTCGGTAGAATGAAATACCGATCTTCTTATGGACAGAATTTGTTGCAACACTCTCGTGAAGTGGCCAAGCTTTGTGGTGTGATGGCAGCCGAGTTGGGCCTAAATCCAAAATTGGCCAAACGCGCCGGGCTGTTGCACGATATCGGTAAAGTACCGAATACCGAAGCCGAAGTGGAAACACCGCATGCCATTCTCGGGATGCAATGGGCAGAAAAATATGGAGAGAAACCAGATGTCTGCAACGCCATAGGGGCGCACCACGACGAAATAGAAATGAAGACCTTAATATCGCCGATCGTTCAGGTGTGTGATGCCATCAGTGGAGCTCGACCAGGAGCAAGACGCCAAGTGCTCGATTCGTATATTCAACGTCTAAAGGATTTGGAAGATATCGCATTCGGGTTTGGGGGTGTTCAAAAGGCGTACGCTATTCAGGCCGGCAGGGAACTCAGGGTAATCGTTGAGAGCGAGAAAGTAAGCGATGACAAGGCAGCAGAACTGTCTTTCGAGATTTCGCAGAAAATACAGACCGACATGACCTATCCGGGTCAGGTTAAGGTGACGGTAATCCGCGAAACGCGGGCGGTCAACGTTGCCAAATAA
- a CDS encoding cell division protein ZapA, producing the protein MAEKLKIKLSIADRIYPLTIEPSQEEGLRKAAKNIEQLAKKFEQSYAVRDKQDVLAMCALQFASKIEQKGIDKSEDTTQALERLKALEQLVDSKLSIK; encoded by the coding sequence ATGGCCGAAAAGCTTAAAATAAAGCTTTCAATAGCGGATAGGATTTACCCCCTAACCATAGAACCCAGTCAGGAAGAAGGACTGCGAAAGGCCGCTAAAAATATAGAGCAGTTGGCAAAAAAATTCGAACAAAGTTATGCCGTTCGTGACAAGCAAGATGTATTGGCCATGTGTGCCTTACAGTTTGCCTCTAAAATAGAGCAGAAAGGCATTGACAAATCGGAAGATACCACTCAAGCACTTGAACGTTTAAAGGCGTTGGAGCAATTGGTTGATTCTAAGCTAAGCATAAAGTAA